attaataaaattatactgaatatgttgtcatataaattgagacggaaaaaatatttaattatcgtCTTTATAACACATATATTGTAAAAGAAGATGATGAAAGATTTGAGAAGAAACATAGTACTAATgcaattttgaataattaataatattccCATGAGATTACTTGACcatcatatataatattttaatttcccATTCCCAATTTTGTTTCATAATGATAATAGACAATTTTGTGATCTATCTAgtaaaagagaaattaattAGATAGATAAGCAAGAGAAAGAAAATACTCATCATGAATATGGACGATACATCGACGATGGGTCAAATTCACCATGCCTATTTTGTTTATTGTGACTATTATCATGATCATCCTGGTTCGTCATTCTGTTGCACCCTATTTGTTGTGCAATCGAAGTACCAGCGCCTAGATTCAAATACACCATTCTCGAGTCTAGATTGAGGTTATTACCTCCCACATTGGTCGTGTTGCTCGTGCTAGAACCATGATCTTCGTTGTTTATAGGTTGGAATATCGCGGTGGAAGATGGGACGTTGTTTGTAGTTTCTTCCTCTCGTGAAATTACCATAGCCGCGGATTGAACTAACTCAAGACATAGACGTAGTTTGTTTGGTTCGATATGAGTTAGACCAGGGATCGCACCTTTGAATAAGAAATCGGAAGTTAGGGTTTGTAGAATGTCGAGTGGAGTGATCCCATCCATCGTTCTGACATTTGGATCTGCGTGGTGGTCTAGTAGGACTGCCACCATGTCGGGTGACACCATTTCCGATGCAATGTGGAGGGGGGTTTTGCCAGCTGGACCGGCCGGGTGGTTCACGTTGGCTGCACCGAGCTCGAGTAACGCTTTCACAACCTCCCGGCTACAATTCTCGACCGCGTAGTGTAACGCGATCGATTCATCGAGATTTAGTCCTTCTCCCATGACCATAAGTTTGACCAATTCCACGTCGGATGAGTCTAGGGCTCGTCTCATTCGTCGGATCTTTTGGTCCTCGAGCTCCGAGGTCGAACTTAGGTCGTGCTGGTGATGGTGAGAGATCAAGGATCTTCGCGCTAATGAAGTTTTTAGGCGAATTTCCTCGATTTTCGCGACAACGTCGATGGGAAGGTGTTTTGCTAGGATTTCAGGTGGAAGGCCTGATTTTGCAACCAAATGAGAACAAGTAGTCCAAAGTTGAGGCATGTCTTGTTTTCTTGAAGCAACTAAAACTTTCATCACATCCTCAATTGAAGTTTTCTCTACCATGCTTGTCAATTGCTTCTGCGGAATTAAACACAATAACTATGCTTCAGTCTCAAACAAGTCgaacaaaattaaatgaaaaaacaaagacTCACAAATGTCcctaaatgtgatttagtttttCATATACATTGACATATTTAGAAAGTTTTATCATTCCAATCAAAAAGACAAttgatatatgtttttttttttttgcataatctTGATTATATATAGGGTAACATCAAATAAATCCATTTTTTAATATTGGTTCATGAAACCAAATTAGGAAAGTGGATTTGATTGGGGATATATAAATCACTCTTGAAAGATATGACTCAAGAAACTCAAAATCTTTAACATGAAATCAAGTGAAATGACACATCTAACAACAAGAATTTCACTAAATATTGCTCGAACGCTTTAAAAACACGTTAGAAACCACATGGTGTTCGacaaatattttcaaagagTCGGAACAATCcgataaagttaaattaaacCTGAGTAAGCAAAGCAAGTTGTTCAACACCAAAAGATCTAGCGGCTGAGAGTGTATCAAGTGCAAGATCAACGGCTGATGTGCAATGTGTATGCCAACAGTTTCTTTCACCACAATTAGGCCTTGGTTCATGTTTTTGTGGCACAATTGAAACTTGTCCACTATACAAAAATTGTAACATCAACAAAAAAACCTCATACCCTACCGAGTTCACAGGTATTACTACCTGTGAACTACTGGTAGTACTAGTCCGCGGGCTTCCAAAGCCCACGGAAGGGTCTGGACCGCCACCAGGCGACTCAGGCCCGCAGAAGAATTTTCTAAACACAAGACTTCTAGCAGCTAAGATGCATCTATGAGCATGTACTAAACGACCTTCAACACTAAAAGTAACATCACTAAAAGCTTGACCGTTGATGAGAAGATTTAGATAATCTAAAGAGAGAGTTTTTAAGGAATCTTCAAGAGTATTCATATTGTTTATAAATTGTaaagatgagaaaaaaaaaattttggtgGATTTTAATTCACATAGTGGAAGATGATTTTGTgttagttgttttttttttttttctagtataAGATGATGAAAGAAGTAgacttattattattgttattttttgtgagattctCTCTTTTAGTGATGGAGTTTCTATTTTGCTATGAggatagatttttatttttttttgtgagagGATGGGTGGGTGGGTGGCTATTATGGACGGCTGaggtatttaaaaaaaatatataaaaatagtttttttaaatttatttatttactctacctatttttaaaatatgtcaaGACTTTACGTTATAACtcatcattataatttttaagtttGGATGTGCCTAAGTTAGTAGTCCTTTTTATCAATTTCTGACTGTAATAGATTTTCGAAATATGTTAAGAATTTACGCTTTGATATACCTTCATAATTCTTTTCTAGGTGTGGACATGCCTAAGATATAAATCGTTTTCACTTTCTGATTATAGTAGAGTGTTATATAGAATGTACATTATATATCATTGACTCTTAGTACTGATTTTGATTTCACTACTATCATAATAATgtattgattaaaatttaagtgAAAATTAACTAAATACTCCTTAATTGAaacaataatatatgatataaatttaaattaatcggtTCAATAAATTGATGTATGAGGGTAGGATAGGGAGATGGTCAATTTATGCCTAATTAAACATGCAGATCTTTCTTGGGAAGGTATTTAATTTAGTGATCTTGTGAATTAAAGGTTCTTGGAAAATGtagtataatttaattaaatttgctCACTGTTAGCCTATCTAGCTACCAAgtttttctttcattaattaatGTGAATAGGTGCTATAAGCCTATAATTGTATGtgtaacttttatttatttttttccttttgtctACTTGTAAATTGTTCGTAGATTCGTCGTGATTTAATTGGATGAACGATGAGTttatttgaatttcatatttttaacataaaaatataaatttatgttaaaaagTTAAATAGTATTATATATGTTTGAGTTAAATTTGAATCTATAAATTTATAACggtatattttttaagttattttcttctattaattCAAATACGTCTagtaaatttgaatattttttaataaaataataaaatagttatgtacttattattattttttttaatctatgatATTActtactatatattttttttatgttagatgcaaatcataaatatgaattaaccaatcttaataacctaaaatgaaaaaaatattacttattatATTGTACCTTTGTTCACACCCTTAAAAAATAAGTAGTAACTCATAAAATAATGAAACTTT
The sequence above is a segment of the Solanum lycopersicum chromosome 10, SLM_r2.1 genome. Coding sequences within it:
- the BOP3 gene encoding regulatory protein NPR5 is translated as MNTLEDSLKTLSLDYLNLLINGQAFSDVTFSVEGRLVHAHRCILAARSLVFRKFFCGPESPGGGPDPSVGFGSPRTSTTSSSQVVIPVNSVGYEVFLLMLQFLYSGQVSIVPQKHEPRPNCGERNCWHTHCTSAVDLALDTLSAARSFGVEQLALLTQKQLTSMVEKTSIEDVMKVLVASRKQDMPQLWTTCSHLVAKSGLPPEILAKHLPIDVVAKIEEIRLKTSLARRSLISHHHQHDLSSTSELEDQKIRRMRRALDSSDVELVKLMVMGEGLNLDESIALHYAVENCSREVVKALLELGAANVNHPAGPAGKTPLHIASEMVSPDMVAVLLDHHADPNVRTMDGITPLDILQTLTSDFLFKGAIPGLTHIEPNKLRLCLELVQSAAMVISREEETTNNVPSSTAIFQPINNEDHGSSTSNTTNVGGNNLNLDSRMVYLNLGAGTSIAQQIGCNRMTNQDDHDNSHNKQNRHGEFDPSSMYRPYS